From a single Diceros bicornis minor isolate mBicDic1 chromosome 6, mDicBic1.mat.cur, whole genome shotgun sequence genomic region:
- the NDUFB8 gene encoding NADH dehydrogenase [ubiquinone] 1 beta subcomplex subunit 8, mitochondrial, which translates to MAAARAGVLGVRWLQRSARNLLPLGARTGARTASHITKDMLPGPYPKTPEERAAAAKKYNMRVEDYEPYPDDGMGYGDYPKLPDRSQQERDPWYDWDHPDLRLNWGEPMHWDLDMYIRNRVDTSPTPVSWNVMCKHLFGFVAFMMFMFWVGETYPTYQPVGPKQYPYNNLYLERGGDPTKEPEPVVHYEI; encoded by the exons ATGGCGGCGGCCAGGGCCGGGGTCCTGGGAGTCCGTTGGCTGCAAAGGTCAGCCCGGAACTTGTTGCCCTTGGGTGCACGGACGGGTGCACGGACAG CCTCTCATATTACCAAGGACATGCTTCCGGGGCCTTATCCCAAGACTCCAGAAGAACGGGCTGCCGCCGCCAAGAAGTATAATATGCGGGTAGAAGACTACGAGCCGTACCCGGATGATGGCATGGG GTATGGCGACTACCCGAAGCTCCCTGACCGCTCACAGCAGGAGAGGGATCCATGGTATGACTGGGACCACCCAGACCTGAGGTTGAATTGGGGTGAACCG ATGCACTGGGACCTAGACATGTATATCAGGAACCGTGTGGACACGTCCCCCACGCCTGTTTCTTGGAATGTCATGTGTAAGCATCTCTTCGGCTTCGTGGCCTTCATGATGTTCATGTTTTGGGTTGGGGAGACTTACCCCACCTACCAGCCCGTG GGGCCAAAGCAGTATCCTTATAACAATCTGTACCTGGAACGAGGCGGCGATCCCACCAAAGAGCCTGAGCCGGTGGTTCATTATGAGATCTGA